A genomic segment from Xiphophorus maculatus strain JP 163 A chromosome 6, X_maculatus-5.0-male, whole genome shotgun sequence encodes:
- the LOC111608792 gene encoding uncharacterized protein LOC111608792 isoform X2, translating to MASSKPARLKVILGESNTEKLTLPDGIPDSLDELLSKVKDTFGLKTNVRLQYMDKDFGNDFFNLSSTSDLEDLGTVKVIQEKAIQTFVDVIETAPSCSTVHSDDSSSLASNDTIILSSPEPLSSRTQQWPANFPIPIFSYDTERQLEKGNSEYQANNKMLTVTSRMKTDILNRLVEEIYRYRAYPEDAQFCVVAEALVKKHPCLKEPGSFNGCYGWKQRLKYKMGNYRTLLKSQGCPELSVNSLKSKASISVSPAAKIKKPRRAEANFYPSFPLGETQESMEKERIELLAALKRRNNDRVIAEKMARTFAYRRQEVVNEEPGIEDFKDRWPALFQQKEINAEFQRLMALPLEQTFLAQLDRHSSQLIKVIQAKGGATRAKMAGIMRTYDEVEDIGIRRECVLKGLVTFLGEDAKDLIKEYCGSSGDDAQMELKQLTMAVFVIRKEGEGLKEPPEDIGIVIEGVEVLQNLTSVASACALLLGLIYSLNLAYPKALRFTFEVFQKIFMQLEQHKMSPKVQNLFGRLQTSQ from the exons ATGGCAAGTTCAAAACCTGCAAGACTGAAGGTGATTCTAGGAGAGAGCAACACTGAAAAACTGACTCTTCCAGATGGCATACCAGACTCTCTGGATGAGCTTCTCAGCAAGGTGAAGGATACCTTTGGTTTAAAGACCAATGTCAGATTGCAATATATGGACAAAGACTTTGGTAATGACTTCTTCAACCTCAGCTCAACTTCTGACCTGGAGGACTTGGGAACAGTCAAGGTGATTCAAGAAAAAGCCATTCAAACTTTTGTTGATGTCATTGAAACAGCTCCATCTTGTTCTACAGTTCACTCTGACGACAGCAGTTCTTTAGCCTCAAATGACACTATAATCCTCTCCTCCCCTGAACCCTTGTCATCGCGAACACAACAATGGCCAGCCAACTTTCCCATTCCCATATTTTCATATGACACTGAACGTCAGCTAGAGAAGGGGAATTCTGAGTATcaagcaaacaacaaaatgttgacaGTCACCTCCCGAATGAAGACTGACATCCTAAATAGATTAGTAGAAGAGATCTACAGATACAGAGCCTACCCAGAGGATGCACAGTTCTGTGTAGTTGCAGAGGCCTTGGTTAAAAAACATCCGTGTTTAAAAGAGCCCGGTTCATTCAATGGTTGCTACGGTTGGAAGCAAAGGCTGAAGTACAAAATGGGAAACTACAGGACTCTACTCAAATCACAAGGATGTCCAGAGTTGTCTGTAAACTCTCTTAAATCCAAAGCTAGTATTTCTGTTTCTCctgctgcaaaaataaagaagccAAGACGAGCTGAAGCCAACTTTTATCCATCCTTTCCATTGGgagaaacacaagaaagcaTGGAAAAAGAGAGAATTGAACTCTTGGCAGCACTCAAAAGGAGGAACAATGACAGGGTCATTGCGGAGAAAATGGCTCGTACCTTTGCCTACAGGCGTCAGGAGGTGGTGAATGAAGAACCTGGTATAGAGGATTTCAAGGACAGATGGCCTGCTCTGTTCCAACAGAAAGAG attAATGCGGAGTTCCAGAGGCTCATGGCTCTTCCCCTTGAGCAGACGTTCTTGGCCCAGTTGGACAGGCACTCAAGTCAGCTGATTAAAGTCATCCAGGCCAAAGGAGGAGCAACACGTGCAAAAATGGCTGGCATCATGAGAACTTATGATGAG GTTGAAGACATTGGGATTCGAAGGGAATGTGTTCTGAAAGGGCTCGTCACCTTTCTTGGAGAGGATGCAAAAGACCTTATTAAGGAATACTGT GGCAGCAGCGGAGATGATGCCCAGATGGAACTCAAACAACTCACCATGGCAGTGTTTGTGATTCGGAAGGAGGGAGAGGGATTGAAAGAACCCCCAGAAGACATTGGCATCGTCATTGAGGGAGTGGAGGTGTTGCAGAACCTGACTTCAGTTGCCTCAGCATGTGCCCTGCTTCTGGGTTTGATATATTCCCTTAACTTGGCTTATCCAAAGGCTCTGCGCTTCACATTTGAAGTGTTCCAAAAAATCTTCATGCAGCTTGAGCAGCACAAGATGTCTCCCAAAGTTCAAAATTTGTTTGGAAGACTTCAGACCTCACAGTAA
- the LOC111608792 gene encoding uncharacterized protein LOC111608792 isoform X3, translating to MAYQTLWMSFSASSTSDLEDLGTVKVIQEKAIQTFVDVIETAPSCSTVHSDDSSSLASNDTIILSSPEPLSSRTQQWPANFPIPIFSYDTERQLEKGNSEYQANNKMLTVTSRMKTDILNRLVEEIYRYRAYPEDAQFCVVAEALVKKHPCLKEPGSFNGCYGWKQRLKYKMGNYRTLLKSQGCPELSVNSLKSKASISVSPAAKIKKPRRAEANFYPSFPLGETQESMEKERIELLAALKRRNNDRVIAEKMARTFAYRRQEVVNEEPGIEDFKDRWPALFQQKEINAEFQRLMALPLEQTFLAQLDRHSSQLIKVIQAKGGATRAKMAGIMRTYDEVEDIGIRRECVLKGLVTFLGEDAKDLIKEYCGSSGDDAQMELKQLTMAVFVIRKEGEGLKEPPEDIGIVIEGVEVLQNLTSVASACALLLGLIYSLNLAYPKALRFTFEVFQKIFMQLEQHKMSPKVQNLFGRLQTSQ from the exons ATGGCATACCAGACTCTCTGGATGAGCTTCTCAGCAAG CTCAACTTCTGACCTGGAGGACTTGGGAACAGTCAAGGTGATTCAAGAAAAAGCCATTCAAACTTTTGTTGATGTCATTGAAACAGCTCCATCTTGTTCTACAGTTCACTCTGACGACAGCAGTTCTTTAGCCTCAAATGACACTATAATCCTCTCCTCCCCTGAACCCTTGTCATCGCGAACACAACAATGGCCAGCCAACTTTCCCATTCCCATATTTTCATATGACACTGAACGTCAGCTAGAGAAGGGGAATTCTGAGTATcaagcaaacaacaaaatgttgacaGTCACCTCCCGAATGAAGACTGACATCCTAAATAGATTAGTAGAAGAGATCTACAGATACAGAGCCTACCCAGAGGATGCACAGTTCTGTGTAGTTGCAGAGGCCTTGGTTAAAAAACATCCGTGTTTAAAAGAGCCCGGTTCATTCAATGGTTGCTACGGTTGGAAGCAAAGGCTGAAGTACAAAATGGGAAACTACAGGACTCTACTCAAATCACAAGGATGTCCAGAGTTGTCTGTAAACTCTCTTAAATCCAAAGCTAGTATTTCTGTTTCTCctgctgcaaaaataaagaagccAAGACGAGCTGAAGCCAACTTTTATCCATCCTTTCCATTGGgagaaacacaagaaagcaTGGAAAAAGAGAGAATTGAACTCTTGGCAGCACTCAAAAGGAGGAACAATGACAGGGTCATTGCGGAGAAAATGGCTCGTACCTTTGCCTACAGGCGTCAGGAGGTGGTGAATGAAGAACCTGGTATAGAGGATTTCAAGGACAGATGGCCTGCTCTGTTCCAACAGAAAGAG attAATGCGGAGTTCCAGAGGCTCATGGCTCTTCCCCTTGAGCAGACGTTCTTGGCCCAGTTGGACAGGCACTCAAGTCAGCTGATTAAAGTCATCCAGGCCAAAGGAGGAGCAACACGTGCAAAAATGGCTGGCATCATGAGAACTTATGATGAG GTTGAAGACATTGGGATTCGAAGGGAATGTGTTCTGAAAGGGCTCGTCACCTTTCTTGGAGAGGATGCAAAAGACCTTATTAAGGAATACTGT GGCAGCAGCGGAGATGATGCCCAGATGGAACTCAAACAACTCACCATGGCAGTGTTTGTGATTCGGAAGGAGGGAGAGGGATTGAAAGAACCCCCAGAAGACATTGGCATCGTCATTGAGGGAGTGGAGGTGTTGCAGAACCTGACTTCAGTTGCCTCAGCATGTGCCCTGCTTCTGGGTTTGATATATTCCCTTAACTTGGCTTATCCAAAGGCTCTGCGCTTCACATTTGAAGTGTTCCAAAAAATCTTCATGCAGCTTGAGCAGCACAAGATGTCTCCCAAAGTTCAAAATTTGTTTGGAAGACTTCAGACCTCACAGTAA
- the LOC111608792 gene encoding uncharacterized protein LOC111608792 isoform X1 encodes MYIKYFVMTLNSDQHCLTLYVPFSQIVMASSKPARLKVILGESNTEKLTLPDGIPDSLDELLSKVKDTFGLKTNVRLQYMDKDFGNDFFNLSSTSDLEDLGTVKVIQEKAIQTFVDVIETAPSCSTVHSDDSSSLASNDTIILSSPEPLSSRTQQWPANFPIPIFSYDTERQLEKGNSEYQANNKMLTVTSRMKTDILNRLVEEIYRYRAYPEDAQFCVVAEALVKKHPCLKEPGSFNGCYGWKQRLKYKMGNYRTLLKSQGCPELSVNSLKSKASISVSPAAKIKKPRRAEANFYPSFPLGETQESMEKERIELLAALKRRNNDRVIAEKMARTFAYRRQEVVNEEPGIEDFKDRWPALFQQKEINAEFQRLMALPLEQTFLAQLDRHSSQLIKVIQAKGGATRAKMAGIMRTYDEVEDIGIRRECVLKGLVTFLGEDAKDLIKEYCGSSGDDAQMELKQLTMAVFVIRKEGEGLKEPPEDIGIVIEGVEVLQNLTSVASACALLLGLIYSLNLAYPKALRFTFEVFQKIFMQLEQHKMSPKVQNLFGRLQTSQ; translated from the exons atgtatataaaatattttgtaatgacTTTAAATAGCGACCAGCATTGCTTAACTCTGTATGTACCCTTTTCTCAGATTGTCATGGCAAGTTCAAAACCTGCAAGACTGAAGGTGATTCTAGGAGAGAGCAACACTGAAAAACTGACTCTTCCAGATGGCATACCAGACTCTCTGGATGAGCTTCTCAGCAAGGTGAAGGATACCTTTGGTTTAAAGACCAATGTCAGATTGCAATATATGGACAAAGACTTTGGTAATGACTTCTTCAACCTCAGCTCAACTTCTGACCTGGAGGACTTGGGAACAGTCAAGGTGATTCAAGAAAAAGCCATTCAAACTTTTGTTGATGTCATTGAAACAGCTCCATCTTGTTCTACAGTTCACTCTGACGACAGCAGTTCTTTAGCCTCAAATGACACTATAATCCTCTCCTCCCCTGAACCCTTGTCATCGCGAACACAACAATGGCCAGCCAACTTTCCCATTCCCATATTTTCATATGACACTGAACGTCAGCTAGAGAAGGGGAATTCTGAGTATcaagcaaacaacaaaatgttgacaGTCACCTCCCGAATGAAGACTGACATCCTAAATAGATTAGTAGAAGAGATCTACAGATACAGAGCCTACCCAGAGGATGCACAGTTCTGTGTAGTTGCAGAGGCCTTGGTTAAAAAACATCCGTGTTTAAAAGAGCCCGGTTCATTCAATGGTTGCTACGGTTGGAAGCAAAGGCTGAAGTACAAAATGGGAAACTACAGGACTCTACTCAAATCACAAGGATGTCCAGAGTTGTCTGTAAACTCTCTTAAATCCAAAGCTAGTATTTCTGTTTCTCctgctgcaaaaataaagaagccAAGACGAGCTGAAGCCAACTTTTATCCATCCTTTCCATTGGgagaaacacaagaaagcaTGGAAAAAGAGAGAATTGAACTCTTGGCAGCACTCAAAAGGAGGAACAATGACAGGGTCATTGCGGAGAAAATGGCTCGTACCTTTGCCTACAGGCGTCAGGAGGTGGTGAATGAAGAACCTGGTATAGAGGATTTCAAGGACAGATGGCCTGCTCTGTTCCAACAGAAAGAG attAATGCGGAGTTCCAGAGGCTCATGGCTCTTCCCCTTGAGCAGACGTTCTTGGCCCAGTTGGACAGGCACTCAAGTCAGCTGATTAAAGTCATCCAGGCCAAAGGAGGAGCAACACGTGCAAAAATGGCTGGCATCATGAGAACTTATGATGAG GTTGAAGACATTGGGATTCGAAGGGAATGTGTTCTGAAAGGGCTCGTCACCTTTCTTGGAGAGGATGCAAAAGACCTTATTAAGGAATACTGT GGCAGCAGCGGAGATGATGCCCAGATGGAACTCAAACAACTCACCATGGCAGTGTTTGTGATTCGGAAGGAGGGAGAGGGATTGAAAGAACCCCCAGAAGACATTGGCATCGTCATTGAGGGAGTGGAGGTGTTGCAGAACCTGACTTCAGTTGCCTCAGCATGTGCCCTGCTTCTGGGTTTGATATATTCCCTTAACTTGGCTTATCCAAAGGCTCTGCGCTTCACATTTGAAGTGTTCCAAAAAATCTTCATGCAGCTTGAGCAGCACAAGATGTCTCCCAAAGTTCAAAATTTGTTTGGAAGACTTCAGACCTCACAGTAA